AAAATTTTCTGATTTGCCCGCTACCGAGCAGCGTAGAATACTACTGCAAACTGGGCAAGCACAATACAAAGAAAGCGAATACATACAGGCTAAAATAGTTTCCACTGGTAAAATCAAACCAGGGCAAACTATTTACTTAATGCTACAGGAAGACGCAGTACTATCTTTTAGAAAAGTGCCAAGAGGGACTCGTGTTGCGGGTATTGTTCGTATGAATGACAACCGTCTTACCGTTGTTTTTTCTTCAATCAATATTAAGGGAGAGATTTTAGATGTAACATTAGATTTATATGGGACAGACGGAATATTAGGTCTTCCAGTGAGCGGAGAAGATGTTACAAGAGAAGCAAAAGATGAAGGTATAAATGAAGCTATATCACGCACAGGGCGTGTGGGAAGAGTTATTGGAACTATAGGGCAAAGTCTTAAAAAAACAAAAGACAACTCGGTAGACTTAGGTAATAATATCTCGTGTATTTTACGAAATAGACATAAAAAAGAATAAAAAATGAGTTACAGCAATAAATATGTAAAAAAATAAATTCTTATTTCTTTCACCAATAAATATAAAACAATGAAAAAAATATTATTTTTAACCATAGCTTTGTTTGCTATGGCAATACAAGCCCAAGAGAGTAAGAACGAAAAAACGGTAACTATAGATGTTAATACAGATATGTTTGTTCAGATTGTTTTTAAGACTCCTGTACAATCATTAAGGGTGGGAATGCCTAATGTAGTAGAAGCTCAATATACTGAAAATGTAATAACAGTGCAGGCTTTGGCTGAAGAGCTCAAAACAAATCTTACTGTTAAAACTTCTGACGGACTTTATTATTCTTTCATTTTGAAAGGGACAGCGGAAGTCCCAATTCTTTTTTATGAAATAAATCCATTGCAAGCAGTTAATGCAGAGGTTACTACAATTAATACAAGTAAAGAAAGTAATGGCAAGAAACAAGAGTATAAAACCTCAAAAAGTGTAGAAGAAAAAGTATTAGATAAATCAGGATATCTATCTAATAGAAATATAGCTGAATACAGAAAAATAGAACTTGGTATAAATGGTATTTATACCAATAATGGAAAGTTATATTTTCTTATGGAGGTGAGAAATAGAAGTAATATACATTATAATGTAAGCAAACTTTCTTTTGTTACAGCTTCGATAAAAAAGGCTAAAAAACAAATAGACGCAGAGGAACAAGAATTTGAACCATTGTATTTTTATCCAGAGTTTACCGAGATAAAGCCCAAAGGGAAGGTTAAATTTGTCGCAGTATTTAATAAGTTTACACTTAACAACGACAAAGAAATGGAAATTACTTTAACAGAACAAGACGGCGAGCGCGTTGTTAGGCTGCTTATCGATACGGAAACGATTAGTAATGCAGAAAATATAAAATAAATAATATATACATAATAATTTGTGTAAATTATTTGTTGTATCTTTTGTGCCATAATAATAATTCGAAAAATGAATAAAAATGCAGTATTATTGTAAAAAAATCGAACTGAATAATGAGTATGAACAAATTTATATTTGCTCATCTAATTTTGACCAAGAAGGCTATATTATAGCAGACAAAGCTTTTGGAGTAGTATTTACAGCAAAAGATGAAATAAAAGATATTTTTAATATTAACTTCCCTGTAAAATTAAAAGAAGAAGAGTTTGAACTAATTGATAAAGATACTTTTGAAAAAATATATGAATTTTCTTGGGATGTGAAAGGATTAGATAAAGGCTACATACAACATTTAAACCATTATAATAAAAAACTTTTAAAGCAGATTGAAGAATTAAAAGGAGAAATAGAATCTATCAAATCCGCACTAAAAAAAAATGCTAAAAAAACATAGTAAATAATGCCTAAAACCTTAATAATAGCCGAAAAATCAACCCAAATGCGTGAGTATGCCCGCGCATTAGGTTTTACCCTCAAAGGAGACCGTTACGAGAAAGGCGATACTATCCTTTCCTGTGCAGATGGGCACCTGTTAGAACTTGCTGAAGATACCGCCTATCGAGGGGAAGGAAAATGGGATAAATCCTATTTGCCACTGCTTCTGCAGATAAAAGATTATAAGTACGAACCTAAGAAAGAAGATAGAAGAAAAGCCCAATTGAAGAAATTAGGCGACTTATTAAATAATCCTGAAATCGGTAATATCATTGTTGCCACCGACCCCGACCGTGAGGGGGAACTCATTTTTAGATACATCTATAACTATTTTAAATGTAAAAAGCCTTTCATTCGTGTGTGGAACTCGGCTTTAGTTGATGAGGGCATTCGCAAAGCTTTTGCACACCCTACCTACAAGCAGGGTGACCCATTTTTGGAAAACCTTTGTAAAAGTGGCTATGCTCGTGCTTTTACCGATTGGCTCATTGGCGTAAACGCCACCCAAGCAGCCACCCTACAATTAGGACAAGGTAAATTGCTATCGATAGGACGCGTACAAAGTACTATTTTAAAGATTATTTGCGATAGGTACATCAAGAATAAGGGGCACGAAAAAACCTATACTTACAAAATTATCACTAATCATT
The nucleotide sequence above comes from Capnocytophaga sp. oral taxon 878. Encoded proteins:
- a CDS encoding DUF4138 domain-containing protein, whose amino-acid sequence is MKKILFLTIALFAMAIQAQESKNEKTVTIDVNTDMFVQIVFKTPVQSLRVGMPNVVEAQYTENVITVQALAEELKTNLTVKTSDGLYYSFILKGTAEVPILFYEINPLQAVNAEVTTINTSKESNGKKQEYKTSKSVEEKVLDKSGYLSNRNIAEYRKIELGINGIYTNNGKLYFLMEVRNRSNIHYNVSKLSFVTASIKKAKKQIDAEEQEFEPLYFYPEFTEIKPKGKVKFVAVFNKFTLNNDKEMEITLTEQDGERVVRLLIDTETISNAENIK